DNA from Thioclava sp. GXIMD2076:
TCTGGCGCTGTTCTGGCGGGTTGGTCTGCCGCTTGCCCGTCCCGCCATTGTAGCCGGGGCGGCCATCGCCATGATGGAAACCGTGGCCGATTTCGGGGTGGTCGATTATTTCGGCGTGCAGACGCTGACCACGGGGATTTTTACCACATGGCTCGAGGCCGGGAATGCCGGTGGCGCGGCGCAGATCGCGCTTGTGATCCTCGGCGTCGTGTTCGCGCTTTTTGCGATCGAGGCCTTGGGGCGCAGACGCTCGCGCTATTACCAGTCCGCCCGCCAGAGCCGCCCCGTCACGCCCATCCACCTGAAAGGCTGGGCGGGGGGCCTCGCCTTCGCTCTGTGTTTTGTTCCCTTTGCTATCGGGTTCGTTCTTCCGGTCGCGGTGATCGGCGCACATGCGCTGGCCAATCCCGAGGGCTGGATCGGCGCGGGGCTTTTGCTGGCGGCGTGGCATAGCCTGCTGACGGGCGGGGTCGCCTCGCTTGTCTGTGTGGCGATGGCGCTGGTGATGGTCTATGGCATGCGGCTTTCGGGGCAGGGATTGCCACGGCTGGTGATCCCGCTGACCGCGCTGGGATATGCCGCCCCCGGGGCTGTGCTGGCCGTGGGTATCCTGATTCCGCTGGCCGCGTTCGATAACTGGCAGGCCGATACGATCTGGGCGCTGACCGGCCATGATCCGGGGCTTGTTCTGACGGGGACGGGCGTGGCGATCATCCTCGCCTATGTGGTGCGCTTCTTTGCCGTGGCGCAGGCCTCGACGGATGCCGCCTTCGGGCGGGTGCCGCCTTCTTTGCCGATGGCGGCGCGCTCGCTGGGGCGGGGCTCGGGCCAGATCCTGCGCGAGGTCTACCTGCCGCTCATGCGCGGATCTGTCGGCTCGGCGCTTCTTCTGGTGTTTGTGGAATGCGTGAAGGAACTGCCGGCCACGCTCTTGCTGCGGCCCTTCAACTACGAGACCCTTGCCACCCGCGTCCATGAGAAGGCGAGCCTCGAGAACCTTGGCGATGCAGCACCCGCAGCGCTTCTGGTGATGGCGGTGGGGCTTGCCGCTGTGGTGGTTTTGGCACGCGCCAATCTTTCACGCAGATAGCCCGATCAGGGGCTTGCCAGCGGCCCGACAAATTTGTATCTGGTCGCATGTGCCTCCATAGCTCAGTTGGTAGAGCTGCGATTTTGTAAGTCGAGGGTCGGGAGTTCGAGTCTCTCTGGGGGCACCACCTTTGAAATCCCATGATGGCATAAAGTAAGGAATCCCTTTGATATAAGGGCTTTTTCGGTTTCTCTGTTGTGCTATGAATGCGTAATTCTTCCAAAAATGTGCATTCGACTACGCACAAATTACGCATGGGATTACGCATGGCTTCGATCGCGAAAACCACCAACGGCTGGCGAGTGCAAGTTTACAAGCGTGGAATCAGAAAGAGCAAAATCTTTCCGACGAAGCAATCGGCTAAAGACTGGGCTGCGCGGACCGAATGGGAACTGGAAAACTCGGAGGCCGTGGCATCGGCGCAGCCCTTTGGCGAGATCATGGACCGCTATGTCCGCGAGGTGTCGCCTTCGAAGCGTGGCCATCGATGGGAGCTTGTGCGGTTAGAAAAGCTTCAGCGCGACAGCTTGGCCAAGATCCGCATGGGAGACCTGCGTGCGAGCGATCTGGCCGACTGGCGCGACCGGCGGCTGACCGAGGTTTCTGCTGGATCTGTGCGAAGGGAGATGACGCTGCTCGGCGCAGTGCTTACGCAAGCGGTCCGCGAATGGGGTTTAATCAAGGAAAGCCCGCTCAAAGATGTGCGCAAGCCAGCACAACCCAAGGCCCGCGACCGTCTGCCGACCCATGAGGAATTCGAGCGGTTGGCATTGGTTGCCGGGGATGACCTGAGCCACGCAACCGCGCGGGCCTATCACGCGTTCCGTTTCGCCTGCGAGACGGCCATGCGGGCGGGCGAGATTGTCGGACTACGCCGCGAGGATGTCGATCTGGAGAAACGTGTCTGCCGCCTTCAAATGACCAAGAATGGCTCGGCCAGAGAAGTGCCGCTATCCTCTGCTGCTGTGGAGCTGTTGCGCATGCTGCCGGATCTGGATCTGGTGTTCGGCCTGACATCGCAGCAGATCGATGTTCTTTGGCGGAAGGTTCGAACCAAGGCCGCGATTGAGGGCCTCAATTTCCACGACAGCCGCGCCTATGCGCTGACCAAGCTATCGCGGAAGGTGAATGTCATGACGCTGGCCAAGATCTCTGGTCACCGCGATCTGTCCATTTTGCTCAATACTTATTACCGCGAAACCGCGTCAGATATTGCGCGACGTTTGGAATGATCGACCGCTAATGCTGCCGTGAGTTGGGGCTCAATAAATGACTTTGCGTATGATAGCGTGATAGCTGAACGGTTTTTTTTATAAACGAACTAAGCGAGAAGCCGATCAAATCTGGGATTATGACAAACTGGATCGCACGCAGGATGCGGAGCTTTAGCAGCGCTTTACAGCGGGTCATTTGGATATCCGGTAAAAGGCGGGTTTGCTGCGTACTTGCGTGCTTAACTTGGATGCGAAATGGGGTAGCGGTAAGTCGTTCTTTCAGTGCTGGTCCGAATTTCCGCGACTACCTCTGACATCGCCGCCATTCGCCACAACGGCTCGATCTGTGTCGCGATTGCCAGACGTTTGGCAGGAGGGGCGGGAAGCGGAAGTTCGCTGCTGCTTGCGCCAATGTCCGCAGTGCGGAGATATTGTTGAAAAAGTCCGTTGCTTGACGCCCGAGGCTTTGATTCACTCGTTCTGAGAGTGGAGGGCATTGCAATGATGGGGCCAAGGCAAGTTGCGCAGGGCGCTTTGTTTTACGATTTCTCTATTGAGAGTTTCGTGCCGTTGGATCACCCGGTGCGGGGTATCGACCGGTTCCTCGACCTTTCGGATGTACGGCCAATGCTGGCACCGTTCTACAGTTCTGGCGGGCGCCCCTCGATCGATCCCGAGCTGATGATCCGCATGCTTCTGCTGGGCTATTGCATGGGCATTCAGTCCGAGCGGCGGCTTTGCGAC
Protein-coding regions in this window:
- a CDS encoding iron ABC transporter permease — protein: MAMTAFLTRLRRGRASGTGGWSALAVVFAALIVAPIAAVVWLAAHPTENIWPHLLATTLPRYLENSAVLAAGVGALTACVGAGAAWIVAMYRFPGHRWLEWALLFPLAIPAYVTAYALVDFLDYSGPLQGLLRDMFGWQSAQDYWFPQVRSRWAAVVVLAASFYPYAYLMARNAFREQSGASYEVARALGAGPLALFWRVGLPLARPAIVAGAAIAMMETVADFGVVDYFGVQTLTTGIFTTWLEAGNAGGAAQIALVILGVVFALFAIEALGRRRSRYYQSARQSRPVTPIHLKGWAGGLAFALCFVPFAIGFVLPVAVIGAHALANPEGWIGAGLLLAAWHSLLTGGVASLVCVAMALVMVYGMRLSGQGLPRLVIPLTALGYAAPGAVLAVGILIPLAAFDNWQADTIWALTGHDPGLVLTGTGVAIILAYVVRFFAVAQASTDAAFGRVPPSLPMAARSLGRGSGQILREVYLPLMRGSVGSALLLVFVECVKELPATLLLRPFNYETLATRVHEKASLENLGDAAPAALLVMAVGLAAVVVLARANLSRR
- a CDS encoding tyrosine-type recombinase/integrase, giving the protein MASIAKTTNGWRVQVYKRGIRKSKIFPTKQSAKDWAARTEWELENSEAVASAQPFGEIMDRYVREVSPSKRGHRWELVRLEKLQRDSLAKIRMGDLRASDLADWRDRRLTEVSAGSVRREMTLLGAVLTQAVREWGLIKESPLKDVRKPAQPKARDRLPTHEEFERLALVAGDDLSHATARAYHAFRFACETAMRAGEIVGLRREDVDLEKRVCRLQMTKNGSAREVPLSSAAVELLRMLPDLDLVFGLTSQQIDVLWRKVRTKAAIEGLNFHDSRAYALTKLSRKVNVMTLAKISGHRDLSILLNTYYRETASDIARRLE